From the genome of Sphingobacterium kitahiroshimense, one region includes:
- a CDS encoding phosphatase PAP2 family protein, whose amino-acid sequence MLKTSLFVYLATMKLSIPFFLILSIFCSSTSLYAQKDTLQNDNQDFETNAKPINYKQLIVPAALMTYGVISLNSPYLKHKDQQINNSINNDPSKTFKLDNVSVFIPSAAVFGLDLLGIPSKHNLKQRLVVSSIAHAITLSAVYTIKKTTPTWRPDRADQESFPSGHTAVPFTGAEILWQEYKDQSIWYGIAGYTIAAGTGYLRMYNHKHWFSDVAMGAGIGIMGTKIAYWLLPLFDKHLQSKKTSYLTMAIPFYNGKQIGLSANFQF is encoded by the coding sequence ATGTTAAAAACATCTCTTTTTGTTTATCTTGCAACAATGAAACTATCGATTCCATTTTTTTTAATCCTTTCAATCTTTTGCTCTTCTACATCGCTTTATGCGCAAAAAGATACTTTACAAAATGATAATCAAGATTTTGAAACCAATGCTAAGCCAATAAATTATAAGCAATTAATAGTTCCTGCGGCTTTAATGACTTACGGAGTAATCTCATTAAATAGCCCATACCTCAAACATAAGGATCAACAAATAAACAATTCAATTAATAATGATCCGTCCAAAACCTTTAAACTTGATAATGTTAGTGTTTTCATTCCTTCTGCAGCGGTCTTTGGGCTTGACTTACTCGGAATACCAAGTAAGCACAATTTAAAACAACGCTTAGTGGTAAGTTCGATTGCCCATGCAATCACCTTATCAGCAGTATATACCATAAAAAAAACGACACCTACTTGGAGACCCGATCGCGCAGATCAAGAATCTTTTCCTTCAGGACATACTGCTGTACCTTTTACCGGTGCAGAAATTCTATGGCAAGAATATAAAGATCAATCCATTTGGTATGGTATTGCAGGCTATACAATTGCGGCGGGAACAGGTTACCTGAGAATGTATAATCATAAACATTGGTTTTCTGACGTCGCCATGGGAGCTGGTATTGGTATTATGGGAACAAAAATTGCATACTGGCTCTTACCATTATTTGATAAACACTTGCAATCAAAAAAAACAAGTTACCTAACGATGGCAATACCATTTTACAATGGAAAACAAATTGGTTTGTCTGCTAATTTCCAATTTTAA
- a CDS encoding flotillin family protein, whose product MQLQTLLFIDGITGLILLIVGIIVLLIFAFFIVLSAFYKKIPQGKAIVRTGIGGTNVAFNKGMYVIPVFHKMEIMDISVKKIEISRMQHDGLICKDNIRADIKVAFFVRVNKSVDDVISVAQNLGCERASDPDTLKSIFESKFSEALKTVGKKFDFIELYEARREFRNEILNIIGTDLNGYILDDCAIDYLEQTELKFLSPDNILDSQGIRKITELTAAQNIHANLIRRDEEKVIKKQNVETREAILELDRQLAEKEEKQRREIDNIKAREDAEIAKVREEERLKSETVRISTEEQLAIQEENKLRQIIIAEKNKLRTSAVETERVEKDRALEETERIRIVTLAQIDKERSIEIEKKNIQNVIKERVQLEKGVVEEQQGVKDIEVFREVERKKQAGVIAASQEAEERLISTVKAAEADKIASEQKAEQDVIFAESRRKVAEKKAQELLIDADAKKEASVKEAEGRKIIAEAQAKEDAALGLSEAEVMIAKAEAIQIQGTAEASIIEKKAEASRKQGIMEAEVTREKAIAEATGIQEKAEAMKKLDGVGRDHEEFKLQLQKEKDIELAQIGIQKDIAASQASVLAEALKTAKIDIVGGETMFFENIVRQVSNSKGFDHLINNSKHATDIKNSLLGPDGKGDLAEKVRGLADKYGISSNDIKNLTVSAALVQLQQAAKNADDNEDTNFINSLFGLAKNLGISNKKLI is encoded by the coding sequence ATGCAGTTACAAACTCTTTTATTTATAGATGGGATAACAGGTCTCATCCTCTTGATTGTAGGAATTATAGTTTTACTAATTTTTGCATTTTTCATTGTATTAAGTGCTTTCTACAAAAAAATTCCACAAGGAAAAGCAATAGTAAGAACTGGGATTGGCGGGACAAATGTTGCTTTCAACAAAGGGATGTATGTCATTCCAGTTTTTCACAAAATGGAGATAATGGATATTTCAGTAAAAAAGATTGAAATATCCAGAATGCAGCACGATGGATTAATATGTAAGGACAATATTCGTGCTGATATTAAGGTCGCATTTTTTGTGCGTGTTAATAAGTCTGTTGATGATGTAATCAGTGTAGCACAAAATTTAGGATGTGAGCGCGCGAGTGATCCAGATACGTTAAAAAGTATTTTTGAATCCAAATTTTCAGAAGCACTAAAAACTGTAGGAAAAAAATTCGACTTTATTGAATTGTACGAAGCTCGACGGGAATTTAGAAATGAAATTCTAAATATTATTGGGACAGATTTGAATGGCTATATATTAGACGACTGTGCAATCGATTATTTAGAACAAACAGAATTGAAATTTTTAAGTCCAGATAATATTTTAGATTCACAGGGTATCCGTAAAATCACTGAACTAACTGCAGCTCAGAATATTCATGCCAATTTAATACGTCGTGATGAAGAAAAAGTAATTAAAAAACAGAATGTAGAAACGCGTGAGGCAATACTTGAGTTAGATCGACAATTAGCTGAAAAAGAAGAGAAACAACGTCGCGAAATCGACAATATTAAAGCTCGTGAAGATGCTGAAATAGCGAAAGTTAGAGAAGAAGAGCGTCTAAAATCCGAAACTGTCCGCATCTCTACAGAAGAACAGTTAGCTATTCAAGAAGAAAATAAGCTTCGTCAGATTATCATTGCAGAGAAAAACAAATTACGTACTAGTGCGGTTGAAACTGAACGTGTGGAAAAAGATCGTGCACTGGAAGAGACAGAGCGAATAAGAATTGTCACATTAGCACAAATTGATAAGGAACGTTCAATTGAAATCGAAAAGAAAAATATTCAAAATGTAATCAAAGAGCGTGTTCAACTCGAAAAAGGTGTTGTAGAAGAACAACAAGGTGTCAAAGATATAGAGGTATTCCGTGAAGTTGAACGAAAAAAACAAGCAGGTGTTATTGCGGCATCACAAGAAGCCGAAGAGCGTCTAATATCAACTGTCAAAGCTGCTGAAGCAGATAAAATAGCTTCTGAACAAAAAGCTGAGCAAGATGTTATTTTTGCGGAGTCCCGCAGAAAAGTTGCCGAGAAAAAAGCGCAAGAGTTATTAATCGATGCTGATGCGAAAAAAGAAGCATCAGTAAAAGAAGCAGAAGGTCGTAAAATAATTGCCGAAGCACAAGCGAAAGAGGATGCTGCTTTAGGTCTATCTGAGGCAGAAGTTATGATAGCGAAAGCAGAAGCAATTCAAATACAGGGTACTGCAGAGGCATCTATCATCGAGAAAAAAGCTGAAGCAAGCCGTAAGCAGGGAATAATGGAGGCAGAGGTAACGCGAGAGAAAGCAATTGCTGAAGCCACGGGTATTCAAGAAAAAGCTGAAGCAATGAAAAAGTTAGATGGTGTTGGAAGAGATCACGAAGAATTCAAGCTTCAACTACAAAAAGAAAAAGATATTGAATTGGCTCAAATAGGCATTCAAAAAGATATCGCAGCTTCACAAGCATCTGTATTGGCAGAAGCGTTAAAAACTGCAAAAATTGATATCGTTGGAGGTGAGACTATGTTCTTCGAAAACATTGTACGCCAAGTTTCTAATTCCAAAGGATTTGATCATTTAATCAATAATTCAAAACATGCAACAGACATCAAAAATTCATTGTTGGGTCCAGACGGAAAAGGTGATCTGGCAGAAAAAGTACGTGGCTTAGCCGATAAATATGGTATTTCATCTAATGATATCAAAAATCTAACTGTCTCCGCTGCCTTGGTTCAATTACAACAAGCAGCCAAAAATGCGGATGATAATGAAGATACTAATTTCATCAACTCGTTATTCGGTTTAGCCAAAAACTTAGGAATATCAAACAAAAAATTGATCTAA
- a CDS encoding PspA/IM30 family protein, with the protein MNIFKRIFRIGQAEIHAVVEKMEDPIKMTEQGIREMKEDLEQALEAYAKVKALAIRTKSNFEKKQEEANLFEGKAILLLKKAQNGELQVDKAENLAKEALLLKKQFIAEAIELEKQSIIHLQSADELHKNVDVLKFNITKWESELTTLKARVKVSNAAKMVNKQLANIDSNSTISMLERMKVKVEEDEALAKAYGEIAHGNKSIIDEINETISNKDSINAELEALKLKLNNDEKI; encoded by the coding sequence ATGAATATTTTTAAAAGAATTTTCAGGATTGGTCAAGCGGAAATACACGCTGTCGTTGAAAAAATGGAAGATCCAATCAAAATGACGGAACAAGGTATCCGGGAAATGAAAGAAGATTTAGAACAAGCCCTTGAGGCATATGCTAAAGTAAAAGCATTAGCAATTCGTACCAAAAGCAATTTTGAGAAAAAACAAGAAGAAGCAAACCTGTTTGAAGGAAAAGCTATTCTCTTATTAAAGAAAGCACAGAATGGAGAACTTCAAGTTGATAAAGCTGAAAACTTAGCAAAAGAGGCTCTCTTATTAAAAAAGCAATTTATAGCAGAGGCGATAGAATTAGAAAAACAAAGTATAATTCATCTTCAGTCAGCAGATGAATTACATAAGAATGTAGATGTACTCAAATTCAACATTACGAAATGGGAAAGCGAATTAACCACATTAAAAGCTCGTGTAAAAGTGTCTAACGCCGCTAAGATGGTCAATAAGCAATTGGCGAATATTGATTCAAATAGTACCATATCTATGCTGGAACGAATGAAAGTTAAAGTAGAGGAAGATGAAGCGTTAGCAAAAGCATATGGCGAAATTGCACATGGGAATAAATCGATCATTGATGAAATCAATGAAACAATTTCAAATAAGGACTCCATCAATGCCGAACTAGAAGCTTTAAAATTAAAACTTAATAATGATGAGAAAATTTGA
- a CDS encoding YbjN domain-containing protein, which produces MYFSKIENFISNIGYDIFYKDEKEGVFIIQNELDGIHNLIVGIANPILIFEQYLFTISNESMELFKSLLIKNRDMIHGGFALTEDGKKVIFRYTLQISNIDQNEFDAAINSLSLLISEYYNQLINFSKL; this is translated from the coding sequence ATGTACTTCTCAAAAATTGAAAATTTTATTAGCAATATCGGATACGATATCTTTTATAAAGATGAGAAAGAAGGCGTTTTCATCATTCAAAATGAATTAGATGGCATTCACAATTTGATTGTAGGTATAGCTAATCCAATTTTAATTTTTGAACAATACTTATTTACAATTTCCAATGAAAGTATGGAATTGTTTAAATCACTACTCATTAAAAATAGGGACATGATCCACGGTGGTTTCGCGTTAACAGAAGACGGTAAAAAAGTAATTTTTAGATACACACTACAAATCAGCAATATTGACCAAAATGAATTTGATGCAGCCATCAATTCTTTAAGCTTATTAATCAGTGAGTATTACAATCAACTAATTAACTTCTCTAAATTATAG
- a CDS encoding helix-turn-helix domain-containing protein — protein sequence MTNIGNNIKKLRKVRGLSQQAFADLFNLSRGNISSYEELRAEPKIETVMIIANYFGIPLQSLIQENLSVNQILNFSDYFEPAIVTNSTKKLAGIPLLTREVMMNNTDLLKQIEGAPQLQLPIQSKHKFLAIEFSELIAAPLELEVKEQSILIFEGIEMEYLHLLHNNLGLFLSEEEVFVGKYEQNGEQISLILSSWKKSLFSLSDIRYYWKLYGKFEKV from the coding sequence ATGACAAATATTGGTAATAATATAAAGAAATTAAGAAAGGTGAGAGGGTTAAGCCAACAAGCATTTGCTGATTTATTTAATCTAAGCAGAGGTAATATTTCGTCTTATGAAGAATTAAGAGCTGAGCCTAAAATAGAAACAGTAATGATAATTGCTAATTATTTTGGCATTCCTTTGCAGAGTTTAATTCAAGAAAATCTTTCTGTTAATCAAATTTTAAATTTCAGTGATTATTTTGAACCAGCTATTGTAACAAATAGCACAAAAAAATTAGCAGGTATTCCCTTATTGACCCGAGAAGTTATGATGAACAATACTGATTTGTTAAAGCAAATAGAGGGCGCACCACAACTTCAGCTTCCTATTCAAAGTAAGCATAAGTTTTTAGCCATTGAGTTTTCAGAATTGATTGCCGCTCCATTGGAATTGGAAGTTAAAGAGCAAAGTATACTAATTTTTGAAGGTATTGAAATGGAATATCTGCATCTTCTTCACAATAACTTGGGTTTGTTTTTGTCTGAAGAGGAAGTTTTTGTAGGGAAGTATGAGCAAAATGGGGAACAGATATCGCTGATTCTTAGCTCTTGGAAAAAAAGTTTATTTTCCTTGTCTGATATTCGATATTATTGGAAATTGTATGGAAAGTTTGAAAAAGTTTAG
- a CDS encoding single-stranded DNA-binding protein, whose protein sequence is MSRLKNRIQLIGHLGSDPVVKISTSGTKVSTLRLATKDLFKNKAGEWVDETQWHTLVIWGNLNTTVEKYCLRGSELLVEGKLTYREYEDNNGNNKTITEIKVDSLIVMNKSKLRKRNEEISSQEITEEDLPF, encoded by the coding sequence ATGAGCAGATTAAAAAACAGAATTCAATTGATTGGACACTTAGGTTCTGATCCCGTGGTAAAAATTAGCACAAGCGGAACTAAAGTATCAACCTTACGTTTAGCTACCAAAGATCTATTTAAAAACAAAGCTGGTGAATGGGTTGATGAAACCCAGTGGCATACTTTAGTGATCTGGGGCAACCTTAATACTACTGTAGAAAAATATTGTCTAAGAGGTTCAGAGTTACTAGTAGAGGGAAAACTTACCTACCGCGAATACGAAGATAATAATGGAAATAACAAGACAATTACAGAAATCAAAGTCGACAGTTTAATTGTTATGAATAAATCTAAATTAAGGAAACGAAATGAAGAAATTTCTAGTCAAGAAATTACAGAAGAAGACTTACCATTTTAA
- the metE gene encoding 5-methyltetrahydropteroyltriglutamate--homocysteine S-methyltransferase, whose translation MLLTNNLGYPRVGAFRELKKANEAYWAKKISAQELLQAGLKIREGNWKTQKDAGIDLIPSNDFSFYDQVLDLTLTVGAIPAQYQSLLNNEDKGYNLDLYFAMARGFQQDGVDVTAMEMTKWFDTNYHYIVPEFVKNQEFKLTSEKFLNEYNEAKSLGIETKPVLIGPISYLLLGKEKESGFNRIDLIDKLVPVYEEILTKLATAGAKYVQIDEPFLALDIDDATRALYTRVFTKLAAAAKDIKIIVTTYFEALRDNEETALNLPVYAVHVDLVRGENQLDTILAKVPASLTLSLGVVEGRNIWKNDYVKSLAQIKKAVDALGKDRVLVGPSSSLLHVPFDLDNEDNEESLPKEVKNWLAFAKQKLAEVKDLAILAEGEVDAKTAERFEANKAAAEDRRTSSLIHKPEVKERTANITDDDAKRTSTFLARKEAQQAKFNLPAFPTTTIGSFPQTKDVRKWRADLKKGAISQEQYDKEIAEETERTIRLQEQLDIDVLVHGEFERNDMVEYFGEQLAGYAFTKNGWVQSYGSRCVKPPVIYGDVYRPADMTVRWSSYAQTLTNRPVKGMLTGPVTILQWSFVRNDQPRSTTTYQIALAILDEVQALEKAGIKIIQIDEPAIREGLPLRKADHQQYLDWAVRSFRVSSSNVDDDTQIHTHMCYSEFNDIIEDIAAMDADVITIETSRSQMELLDAFAADFKYPNDIGPGVYDIHSPRVPSTEEMVELLRKAKAVVPAEQLWVNPDCGLKTRAWPETKAALEAMVEAAKILRAE comes from the coding sequence ATGTTACTAACGAACAACTTAGGTTACCCACGTGTAGGTGCCTTCCGCGAGTTGAAAAAGGCCAATGAAGCATATTGGGCTAAAAAAATCAGCGCGCAAGAATTATTGCAGGCTGGACTGAAAATCCGTGAAGGCAACTGGAAAACTCAAAAAGATGCTGGCATCGATTTGATTCCTTCCAATGATTTTTCATTTTATGACCAAGTTTTAGACTTGACATTAACTGTAGGTGCAATCCCTGCACAATATCAATCACTTTTAAATAACGAAGATAAAGGATACAATTTGGACCTTTACTTTGCAATGGCGCGTGGTTTCCAGCAAGATGGCGTTGACGTAACGGCAATGGAAATGACAAAATGGTTTGATACCAACTACCATTACATCGTACCTGAATTCGTGAAAAATCAAGAATTCAAATTGACTTCAGAGAAATTCTTAAATGAATATAATGAAGCAAAATCTTTAGGTATTGAAACGAAGCCTGTGTTAATTGGCCCGATCTCATACTTATTATTAGGTAAAGAAAAAGAATCTGGTTTCAACCGTATCGATTTAATCGATAAGTTGGTTCCTGTATATGAAGAAATCTTAACTAAATTGGCTACCGCTGGTGCAAAATATGTACAAATTGATGAGCCATTTTTAGCTTTAGATATTGATGATGCAACACGTGCTCTATACACTCGTGTATTTACTAAATTAGCTGCTGCTGCTAAAGACATCAAAATTATTGTAACGACTTATTTCGAGGCTTTACGTGACAACGAAGAAACAGCTCTAAACTTACCAGTTTACGCAGTTCATGTTGATTTAGTAAGAGGTGAAAACCAACTCGACACTATATTAGCCAAAGTTCCGGCTTCATTAACACTTTCTTTGGGTGTAGTTGAAGGTCGCAACATTTGGAAAAATGATTACGTAAAATCTTTAGCACAAATCAAAAAAGCTGTTGATGCTTTAGGCAAAGACCGTGTATTAGTAGGACCTTCGAGTTCATTATTACACGTACCTTTCGATTTAGACAATGAAGATAATGAAGAGTCATTGCCTAAAGAAGTTAAAAATTGGTTGGCATTTGCTAAGCAAAAATTAGCAGAGGTAAAAGATTTAGCGATCTTAGCTGAAGGCGAAGTAGATGCAAAAACCGCTGAGCGTTTCGAAGCCAATAAGGCTGCTGCGGAAGACCGTCGTACATCTTCGTTAATCCACAAGCCTGAAGTTAAAGAACGTACAGCAAATATCACTGATGATGATGCTAAACGTACATCTACTTTCTTAGCTCGTAAAGAAGCACAACAAGCGAAATTTAATCTTCCAGCATTTCCAACAACGACAATTGGTTCATTCCCACAAACTAAAGATGTTCGTAAATGGAGAGCTGATTTGAAAAAAGGCGCAATTTCTCAAGAACAATACGATAAAGAAATCGCAGAAGAGACAGAAAGAACAATCCGTCTTCAGGAGCAATTGGATATCGATGTATTAGTTCATGGTGAATTCGAACGTAATGACATGGTTGAGTACTTCGGAGAGCAATTAGCAGGTTATGCCTTCACTAAAAACGGATGGGTTCAGTCATATGGTTCACGTTGTGTAAAACCTCCAGTTATTTATGGTGATGTTTACCGTCCTGCTGATATGACCGTACGTTGGTCTTCATACGCTCAAACCCTGACAAACCGTCCAGTAAAAGGAATGTTAACGGGGCCGGTTACGATCTTACAATGGTCATTCGTACGTAACGATCAACCACGCTCTACAACAACTTACCAAATTGCATTAGCGATTTTAGATGAAGTACAAGCTTTAGAAAAAGCAGGTATTAAAATTATCCAAATCGATGAACCTGCAATTCGTGAAGGTCTGCCATTACGTAAAGCTGATCACCAACAATATTTAGATTGGGCTGTACGTTCATTCCGAGTTTCATCTTCGAATGTAGATGACGATACACAGATTCACACCCATATGTGTTACTCTGAGTTCAACGATATCATTGAAGATATTGCTGCAATGGATGCTGATGTAATTACTATCGAGACTTCACGTTCGCAAATGGAATTATTAGATGCATTTGCTGCAGATTTTAAATATCCAAACGATATTGGACCAGGTGTATATGACATTCACTCTCCTCGTGTTCCGAGTACAGAAGAGATGGTTGAATTATTACGTAAAGCAAAAGCGGTAGTTCCAGCTGAACAACTTTGGGTAAATCCTGACTGTGGTTTAAAAACACGTGCTTGGCCAGAGACTAAAGCTGCCTTAGAAGCTATGGTTGAAGCTGCTAAAATCTTGCGAGCTGAATAA
- a CDS encoding OB-fold-containig protein produces the protein MSELFNLLFNPVSNGIMTVLTGISLLYWIIMSFAGDGLHLFDGDVDLDGHLHSTADVTDVDSSQDLHHHSDADTHIEPSFFAKAMDFINVGKVPIMIIVTLFKFIGWIITIISSLLLNTATWGLKSLFILIPIFFITFILMHFFTKPLVKLFKNIGYHGEEPIDFLGRIGKMKATIEGKKLGSAEFLIERDPIRLYVESLNGEKIEYGDEVIIVDESKDKKIYYVTKEITIHNI, from the coding sequence ATGAGCGAATTATTCAACCTCCTTTTCAATCCAGTATCCAACGGTATCATGACTGTACTGACAGGAATTTCGCTGTTATATTGGATAATTATGTCCTTTGCGGGGGATGGATTACATCTCTTTGATGGCGATGTGGACCTGGATGGTCACCTCCACTCTACTGCTGATGTAACAGACGTAGACAGTTCACAAGATTTACATCACCATTCGGACGCCGATACACATATAGAGCCATCATTTTTCGCAAAAGCAATGGATTTCATTAATGTTGGCAAAGTTCCTATTATGATCATCGTTACACTTTTCAAATTTATTGGATGGATCATCACGATCATTTCTTCATTACTTTTAAATACCGCCACCTGGGGACTGAAATCCCTTTTTATTTTAATTCCTATATTTTTCATCACTTTTATATTAATGCATTTTTTCACTAAACCTCTTGTAAAACTTTTTAAAAACATTGGATATCATGGGGAAGAACCGATTGATTTCCTTGGGAGAATAGGAAAAATGAAAGCAACAATAGAAGGAAAAAAACTGGGATCAGCAGAATTTTTGATCGAAAGAGATCCTATACGGCTTTATGTAGAAAGTCTAAATGGAGAAAAAATAGAATATGGAGATGAAGTCATTATTGTTGATGAATCAAAAGACAAAAAAATATATTACGTAACCAAAGAAATAACCATTCACAATATTTAA
- a CDS encoding DUF4833 domain-containing protein, with translation MKTFTCLLYFLFFVSIYTFAQEGYPTPPFKSNTLFYIQHSEGHNTYVYEANMSDKQHFNNKNPINNYRILYDKGGEIKPLTGIQQKFAYGIITKELGNNTFEFEIVSYKNQPLYLKMDKAGKPYVETTLNGHKFNLHRIFIKQKEGTSGLGTQVEYLIFYGTDHRGTKVREKLIP, from the coding sequence ATGAAAACTTTCACTTGTCTTTTATACTTTCTGTTTTTTGTATCAATCTATACCTTTGCACAAGAGGGCTATCCCACTCCACCATTCAAATCAAACACTCTTTTTTATATACAACATAGCGAAGGTCATAACACCTATGTTTATGAAGCAAATATGAGTGATAAACAGCATTTCAATAACAAGAATCCTATCAATAACTATCGGATTTTATATGATAAAGGAGGAGAAATTAAACCTTTAACTGGTATCCAACAAAAATTTGCCTACGGTATTATAACAAAAGAACTAGGCAATAATACATTTGAGTTTGAGATTGTGTCTTACAAAAATCAACCCTTATATCTCAAGATGGATAAAGCAGGAAAGCCTTATGTGGAAACCACATTAAATGGTCACAAATTTAATCTCCATCGTATTTTCATCAAACAAAAAGAGGGAACTTCAGGCTTAGGGACGCAAGTTGAATATCTCATATTTTACGGCACAGACCACAGGGGTACCAAAGTACGAGAGAAATTGATACCATAG
- a CDS encoding DUF4177 domain-containing protein yields the protein MMRKFEYKTIKIEPKGFWGTKLDEDRIDEILNELGAQGWELVSMQDLEIGGSSWSFHYTFKREL from the coding sequence ATGATGAGAAAATTTGAATACAAAACAATTAAAATCGAACCTAAAGGTTTTTGGGGGACAAAACTTGATGAAGATCGAATAGATGAAATACTTAACGAATTAGGTGCTCAGGGCTGGGAACTTGTATCGATGCAAGATTTAGAGATCGGCGGAAGTTCTTGGTCATTTCACTATACATTCAAAAGAGAATTATAA